Proteins from a single region of Stutzerimonas stutzeri:
- the motB gene encoding flagellar motor protein MotB — MDNTQPIIVKRIKKVAGGHHGGAWKIAFADFATAMMAFFLVMWLLTTATPEQKLAISGYFQDPLGFTESASPHVIDLGGTPTPSPDRTLNQELEPAQIELQVDPGRAENFAEQLERERLELVLQELQNKVDENPELQKFKDQILFEITQDGLRIQIMDAANRPMFALGSAQLQPYFEDILLALVDTIAAIPNKISISGHTDAKPFAGRGDFGNWELSAGRANAARRTLVIGGYPEDQIARVVGYASSALFDRKDPYNPVNRRIDILVLTKKAQRSIEGEQPDAGDTSAPQTAAPATDDPLQPQALRERLNIFEDGVLQLSQPDAR; from the coding sequence ATGGACAATACCCAACCGATCATCGTCAAGCGGATCAAGAAGGTCGCAGGTGGCCATCATGGCGGCGCCTGGAAGATCGCTTTTGCCGACTTTGCCACGGCGATGATGGCGTTCTTTCTCGTGATGTGGCTGCTGACCACGGCCACGCCGGAGCAGAAGCTGGCGATTTCCGGGTACTTTCAGGATCCCCTTGGCTTTACCGAGAGCGCCAGTCCTCACGTCATCGATCTGGGTGGCACACCTACACCCTCGCCGGATCGTACCCTTAACCAGGAGCTCGAGCCGGCCCAGATCGAGTTGCAGGTAGATCCCGGGCGGGCGGAAAATTTCGCCGAGCAGCTTGAGCGCGAACGCCTGGAGCTGGTGCTACAAGAGCTGCAGAACAAGGTCGACGAAAATCCGGAGCTACAGAAATTCAAGGATCAGATCCTTTTCGAGATTACCCAGGACGGTCTGCGGATTCAGATCATGGATGCGGCGAACCGGCCAATGTTTGCGCTCGGTAGTGCGCAACTGCAGCCCTATTTCGAAGACATCCTGCTGGCGTTGGTCGATACCATCGCTGCCATCCCGAACAAGATCAGCATCAGTGGCCACACTGACGCGAAGCCTTTTGCGGGGCGTGGCGATTTCGGCAACTGGGAGCTCTCTGCCGGCCGCGCCAATGCTGCCCGTCGAACGCTTGTGATCGGCGGATATCCGGAGGACCAGATTGCACGAGTGGTGGGTTACGCGTCGTCCGCACTGTTCGACCGCAAGGACCCCTACAACCCGGTCAATCGGCGCATCGACATTCTGGTGCTGACCAAAAAGGCTCAGCGTTCGATCGAAGGTGAACAGCCCGATGCGGGCGATACATCTGCGCCTCAGACTGCAGCGCCTGCCACTGATGACCCGCTGCAGCCGCAAGCGCTACGCGAGCGGCTGAATATCTTCGAGGATGGTGTGTTGCAGCTCAGCCAACCCGACGCTCGCTGA
- the rsgA gene encoding small ribosomal subunit biogenesis GTPase RsgA: MAKRQLNRRQNWRIEKIQEERAARVARRESRTLEELEGGDLGPEQTGLVIAHFGVQVEVEALEGDQSGQVFRCHLRANLPALVTGDRVVWRPGNQGIGVIVAQLPRHSELCRPDTRGQLKPVAANVDLIVIVFAPLPEPHANLIDRYLVAAEHAGITPLLLLNKVDLIDDQNEAALNRLLEVYRQLNYPLLEVSAHGGGGMDTLKARLDGHVSVFVGQSGVGKSSLVNSLLPGVDTRVGALSEMTGKGTHTTTTARLFHFPGGGELIDSPGIREFGLGHVSRADVEAGFIEFQDLLGHCRFRDCKHDREPGCALLKALEDGRVQPQRMASYRHILSSLAEPDY; encoded by the coding sequence ATGGCCAAACGCCAACTCAACCGCCGGCAGAACTGGCGCATCGAGAAAATCCAGGAAGAGCGCGCCGCGCGCGTTGCGCGTCGCGAGAGCCGCACCCTCGAAGAGCTCGAAGGCGGCGACCTCGGCCCGGAGCAAACCGGACTGGTCATCGCGCATTTCGGGGTGCAGGTTGAGGTCGAGGCGCTGGAGGGCGATCAGAGCGGCCAAGTGTTCCGCTGCCACCTGCGCGCCAATCTGCCCGCCCTGGTCACTGGTGATCGCGTGGTCTGGCGCCCCGGCAATCAGGGAATCGGCGTCATCGTCGCGCAACTGCCGCGGCATTCGGAACTCTGCCGACCGGACACCCGTGGCCAGCTCAAGCCCGTTGCGGCGAACGTTGACCTGATCGTCATCGTCTTTGCGCCGCTACCAGAGCCCCACGCCAACCTGATCGACCGTTATCTGGTTGCCGCCGAACACGCCGGCATCACGCCGTTGCTGCTATTGAACAAGGTCGACCTGATCGACGACCAGAATGAAGCCGCGCTGAATCGCCTGCTGGAGGTCTATCGACAGCTGAACTACCCGCTGCTGGAAGTCTCGGCGCACGGTGGCGGCGGCATGGACACGCTCAAGGCGCGGCTCGACGGGCACGTCAGCGTCTTCGTCGGGCAGTCAGGTGTGGGTAAATCTTCGCTGGTGAACAGCCTATTGCCGGGCGTCGACACGCGGGTCGGTGCGCTTTCGGAAATGACTGGCAAGGGCACTCACACCACCACCACCGCGCGGCTGTTCCACTTTCCCGGCGGCGGCGAATTGATCGACTCACCCGGCATTCGCGAGTTCGGCCTTGGCCACGTCAGCCGAGCCGATGTGGAGGCGGGCTTCATAGAATTCCAGGATCTGCTCGGGCACTGCCGTTTCCGCGACTGCAAGCATGATCGCGAACCCGGCTGTGCGCTGCTCAAGGCTCTGGAGGATGGGCGAGTCCAACCTCAGCGCATGGCCAGCTATCGACACATTCTCAGCAGCCTTGCAGAACCGGACTACTGA
- a CDS encoding trans-aconitate 2-methyltransferase, with product MSATLFTRLPILRALLAQLLALLLVWLLLLGLVAVLDVRPSLILTAVAQGSLAALIGARLGLSAWWLVINLMFVPGLVLLRDFDVPGWLPLGAFMLLLLLNWNAFTERVPLYLTGREAERELRERLAMLPRDFRYIDLGSGLAGTLSRLAREFPSAQFVGVETAPLPFVLSWLRCLTRRNCHIRLLSLWRVDLGEYDVVYCFLSPAPMAALWEKAQAEMRSGALLISNSFEVPGVEPAEVLHLDDWRGSRLLIWCPGGATPDGAGTSG from the coding sequence ATGTCCGCCACCCTGTTCACTCGCCTGCCCATACTGCGTGCGTTGCTGGCCCAGCTGTTGGCGCTGCTGTTGGTCTGGCTGCTGTTGCTCGGTCTGGTCGCGGTGCTGGATGTGCGCCCCAGTCTCATCCTTACGGCGGTCGCGCAGGGCAGCCTGGCTGCGCTGATCGGGGCGCGGCTCGGGCTGTCGGCCTGGTGGCTGGTGATCAACCTGATGTTCGTTCCGGGCCTTGTGTTGCTGCGCGATTTCGACGTGCCGGGTTGGTTGCCGTTGGGCGCTTTCATGTTGCTGTTGCTGTTGAACTGGAATGCGTTCACCGAGCGGGTGCCGCTCTACCTGACCGGCCGCGAAGCCGAGCGCGAGTTGCGCGAACGGCTGGCCATGCTACCGCGCGATTTCCGCTATATCGATCTGGGCAGCGGCTTGGCCGGTACGCTGTCGCGACTGGCGCGGGAGTTTCCGTCGGCGCAGTTTGTTGGCGTTGAAACCGCACCGCTGCCCTTTGTGCTGTCCTGGTTGCGTTGTTTGACGCGGCGTAACTGCCACATCCGTCTGCTCAGCCTCTGGCGTGTCGACCTTGGCGAGTACGACGTCGTGTATTGCTTCCTCTCGCCAGCGCCTATGGCGGCGTTGTGGGAAAAAGCGCAAGCGGAAATGCGTTCTGGTGCACTGTTGATCAGCAATAGCTTTGAGGTGCCTGGGGTTGAACCGGCTGAAGTGCTGCACCTCGATGACTGGCGCGGCTCACGGCTGCTGATCTGGTGCCCCGGTGGCGCGACACCTGACGGCGCCGGTACGAGCGGCTAA
- the orn gene encoding oligoribonuclease has product MQNPQNLIWIDLEMTGLDPDNDVIIEMATIVTDSQLNVLAEGPVIAVHQSDETLARMDDWNTRQHGGSGLTQRVRESRISTAEAEQLTLAFLEQWVPKGKSPICGNSICQDRRFLYRQMPNLEAYFHYRNLDVSTLKELAVRWAPQIMDGFKKSGTHLALDDIRDSIAELRHYREHFIKV; this is encoded by the coding sequence ATGCAGAACCCGCAGAACCTGATTTGGATCGACCTGGAAATGACCGGTCTGGATCCGGATAACGACGTCATCATCGAAATGGCGACCATCGTCACCGATAGCCAGCTCAACGTGTTGGCCGAAGGGCCGGTGATCGCGGTCCACCAGAGCGATGAAACGCTGGCGCGCATGGATGATTGGAACACCCGCCAGCATGGCGGCTCGGGCCTGACCCAGCGCGTGCGTGAGAGCAGGATTTCCACCGCCGAGGCCGAGCAGCTGACATTGGCTTTCCTCGAACAGTGGGTGCCCAAGGGCAAGTCGCCGATCTGTGGCAACAGCATCTGCCAGGACCGGCGGTTCCTCTACCGGCAGATGCCGAACCTGGAAGCATACTTTCACTACCGCAACCTGGACGTATCGACGCTCAAGGAGCTGGCAGTACGCTGGGCGCCGCAGATCATGGATGGCTTCAAGAAAAGCGGCACGCATCTGGCGCTGGACGACATCCGCGATTCAATCGCCGAGCTGCGGCATTATCGCGAGCATTTCATCAAGGTCTGA
- a CDS encoding oxidoreductase, which yields MYLTPQRILLAGATGLTGEHLLDRLLNEPTVERVLAPTRKPLAAHQRLENPVGELLTLLPTLGGEIDTAFCCLGSTLKQAGSQEAFRAIDHDLVLAFARRAKEMGARHLLVISSLGANPDSSVFYLKVKGEMEAALQQQDWPQLTIARPSQLIGPRLEPRLSERIAAPLSQLLPGKYHGIETCTLARALWRLALEEGDGVRIVESDELRKLGK from the coding sequence ATGTATTTGACGCCACAGCGCATTCTGCTTGCCGGCGCCACCGGACTCACTGGCGAGCACCTGCTCGATCGACTGCTAAACGAACCTACCGTCGAACGCGTGCTGGCACCAACGCGTAAACCGCTGGCCGCCCACCAACGCCTGGAAAATCCGGTCGGCGAGCTGCTGACGCTACTGCCAACACTGGGCGGTGAGATCGACACGGCCTTCTGCTGCCTGGGCAGCACCCTCAAGCAGGCCGGCAGCCAGGAAGCCTTCCGCGCCATCGATCACGACTTGGTACTGGCGTTTGCCCGCAGGGCAAAGGAAATGGGCGCACGTCACCTGCTAGTGATCAGCTCACTGGGCGCGAACCCGGACAGCTCAGTGTTCTATCTCAAGGTCAAAGGCGAAATGGAAGCGGCGCTGCAACAGCAGGACTGGCCGCAGCTGACCATCGCCCGCCCCTCGCAGCTGATCGGTCCACGCTTGGAGCCGCGGTTGAGCGAACGCATCGCGGCGCCCCTGTCGCAGCTGCTGCCGGGCAAGTACCACGGCATCGAAACCTGCACCCTCGCGCGCGCGCTGTGGCGGCTGGCGCTGGAAGAAGGCGACGGCGTGCGCATCGTCGAGTCGGACGAGCTGCGCAAACTGGGGAAGTAG
- a CDS encoding C13 family peptidase: MLRLVPFLLIGLLTACGEGEPITPADAVLPDGGRYRGTLVDGRLQGGGRIDYPNGSYYLGQFKDGQWHGLGTWQSAAGDRYEGEFKHGLFDGLGRFSYVEGGVYEGEFQAGRMHGHGRFSQDGTVYEGEFRNNLYHGQGSLKYADGFSHQGQFKKGQPDGPGTRSDADGQLSGHFSAGSLNGEGSFVTTQGERYNGQFENDQFHGQGRYEDSEGNSWVGTFVHGELSGTGTHVTSEGSRYSGQFHNWRYHGRGRLDRSDGSAYTGSFRQGRLDGDGLLTAADGHELRGIWRNDRRVRDEQGRALPDPLELALLEQGALLERAISALPPSSSAQDLYTLTVAGDGRQNVFMRETDYVQKLLAERFAAHGQISLVNHRDHLTDRPLATRENLARAIRALAERSGEEDLIFLYFTSHGSADHELVLNQPRISLEDLPAADLAQVLAPLAKRKVILVISACYSGGFIEPLKNEHTLIMTAARADRVSFGCSEQSDFTYFGRALFAEALQETDDIVQAFTLAAAKVAEREQADDYQASEPQIWAPETVVQRWQELQQRRATQ; this comes from the coding sequence ATGCTGCGCCTCGTTCCTTTTCTCTTGATCGGCCTGCTCACCGCCTGCGGTGAAGGCGAGCCCATCACGCCCGCAGATGCTGTACTGCCGGACGGCGGCCGCTATCGCGGCACCCTCGTCGACGGACGCCTACAAGGCGGAGGCCGCATCGACTACCCGAACGGCAGCTATTACCTAGGGCAGTTCAAGGACGGCCAGTGGCATGGCCTGGGCACCTGGCAAAGCGCCGCAGGCGATCGCTACGAGGGCGAATTCAAACACGGCTTGTTCGACGGCCTCGGCCGTTTCAGTTATGTCGAGGGCGGCGTCTACGAGGGCGAATTCCAGGCCGGCCGCATGCATGGCCACGGGCGCTTCAGCCAGGACGGCACAGTCTACGAGGGCGAGTTTCGCAACAATCTGTACCACGGCCAGGGCAGCCTGAAATACGCCGACGGTTTCAGTCATCAAGGCCAATTCAAAAAAGGCCAGCCGGATGGTCCCGGCACCCGCAGCGACGCCGATGGTCAACTCAGCGGGCATTTCAGCGCTGGCAGCCTGAACGGCGAAGGCAGCTTCGTGACAACCCAGGGCGAGCGCTACAACGGGCAGTTCGAGAACGACCAGTTTCACGGCCAGGGCCGCTACGAGGACAGCGAGGGCAACTCTTGGGTCGGCACCTTCGTTCACGGCGAACTGAGTGGCACTGGCACTCACGTCACCAGCGAAGGTAGCCGCTACAGTGGCCAGTTCCACAACTGGCGCTACCATGGCCGGGGCCGCCTCGACCGGTCTGATGGCAGCGCCTACACCGGCAGCTTCCGCCAGGGCCGCCTTGACGGTGATGGCCTACTGACCGCGGCGGATGGCCATGAGCTGCGCGGTATATGGCGCAACGACCGGCGCGTTCGCGACGAGCAGGGACGCGCCCTGCCGGACCCGCTCGAGCTCGCACTGCTGGAACAAGGCGCCCTGCTTGAGCGTGCGATCAGCGCGCTACCGCCTTCCAGCTCTGCCCAGGACCTTTATACGCTGACCGTGGCGGGCGATGGCCGGCAGAACGTGTTCATGCGCGAAACCGATTACGTACAGAAGTTGCTCGCCGAGCGCTTCGCCGCCCATGGCCAGATAAGCCTGGTCAACCACCGCGACCATCTGACCGACCGCCCGCTGGCGACCCGGGAGAACCTGGCCCGAGCGATTCGCGCGCTGGCCGAACGCAGCGGTGAAGAAGACCTGATCTTTCTCTATTTCACCAGCCACGGCTCGGCGGACCACGAGCTGGTGCTGAACCAGCCGCGTATTTCGCTCGAAGATTTGCCGGCAGCGGATCTGGCACAAGTGCTCGCGCCCCTTGCAAAGCGCAAGGTCATCCTGGTGATCTCGGCGTGCTATTCCGGTGGTTTCATCGAGCCACTGAAGAACGAGCACACTCTGATCATGACCGCCGCCCGCGCCGATCGGGTGTCCTTCGGTTGCTCGGAGCAGAGCGACTTTACCTACTTTGGCCGTGCGCTATTCGCCGAAGCACTGCAGGAAACCGACGATATCGTGCAGGCCTTCACGCTGGCCGCAGCAAAGGTTGCCGAACGCGAGCAGGCCGACGACTATCAGGCATCGGAACCGCAAATTTGGGCGCCGGAAACGGTTGTCCAGCGCTGGCAGGAACTGCAGCAGCGGCGTGCCACCCAATGA
- a CDS encoding MaoC family dehydratase, whose product MPQVPVAQLKDYIGKELGHSEWLTVDQQRVNQFADCTGDHQFIHIDAEKAAQTPFGGTIAHGFLSLSLLPMLSGDLMVVPEGTRMGVNYGLDSLRFIQPVRVGSRVRLSLTLIDAYEKNPGQWLLKARAVMEIEGSEKPAYIAETLALCIL is encoded by the coding sequence ATGCCACAGGTACCCGTCGCACAGCTCAAGGATTACATCGGCAAGGAACTGGGCCACTCCGAGTGGCTGACCGTCGATCAGCAGCGCGTCAACCAATTCGCCGACTGCACCGGCGATCACCAGTTCATCCACATCGATGCCGAAAAAGCCGCGCAAACACCGTTCGGCGGCACCATCGCCCACGGCTTTCTGTCGTTGTCGTTGCTGCCGATGTTGTCTGGCGACCTTATGGTCGTGCCGGAAGGCACGCGGATGGGCGTCAACTACGGGCTAGACAGCCTGCGTTTCATTCAGCCAGTGCGGGTTGGCTCGCGGGTGCGTCTGAGCCTGACGCTGATTGATGCTTACGAGAAGAATCCAGGGCAATGGCTGCTCAAGGCGCGCGCGGTGATGGAAATCGAAGGCTCGGAAAAACCGGCCTATATTGCCGAAACCCTCGCCCTGTGCATCCTCTGA
- a CDS encoding CidA/LrgA family protein — protein MLLRGLTWLVAFQLLGTVLNVLFLPMLPGPIIGMVLLFAGLLARGRASESLQLAASSLLRYLPLLLVPPAVGVMAYTEAILDDFWAIVGVLVISLLISLVFTGWLMQALIRRKQHRQEGA, from the coding sequence ATGCTGCTCAGAGGCCTGACCTGGCTGGTTGCATTCCAGTTGCTCGGCACCGTCCTCAATGTGCTGTTCCTGCCCATGCTGCCTGGGCCGATCATCGGCATGGTGTTGCTGTTTGCCGGGCTGTTGGCGCGCGGCCGGGCCAGCGAGTCGCTGCAATTGGCGGCGAGCAGTCTGTTGCGCTATCTACCGCTCTTGCTGGTGCCGCCAGCGGTGGGGGTAATGGCCTATACCGAAGCGATTCTCGACGATTTCTGGGCCATCGTCGGCGTGCTGGTGATCTCGCTGCTGATCTCGCTGGTCTTTACAGGCTGGCTGATGCAGGCGCTCATCCGGCGCAAGCAGCACCGGCAGGAGGGCGCATGA
- a CDS encoding LrgB family protein, translated as MHWYAAWQALIHHPLFGVGITLAVFQLAYAAYEKTRWVFLQPVLVSMTLIVGILLLCGIDYDEYRISAQWLTILLGPATVALAVPLYLNLRRIRELFGPIVITLLIAGMFATALGMALAWLFGAERMILMTLAPKSVTSPIAMLVAEQIGGVVALAAVFVMITGVLGAILGPELLRRFGVQHPAARGIALGLTAHAVGTAQALQESEECGAFAALAMSLMGVMTAVLLPLVVALLL; from the coding sequence TTGCACTGGTATGCAGCCTGGCAGGCGCTGATCCACCATCCGCTGTTTGGCGTAGGCATCACCCTGGCGGTCTTTCAGTTGGCCTATGCCGCATACGAGAAAACCCGCTGGGTGTTCCTGCAGCCGGTACTGGTGTCGATGACGCTTATCGTCGGCATCCTGCTGCTGTGTGGGATCGACTATGACGAATACCGCATCAGCGCGCAGTGGCTAACCATCCTCCTGGGCCCGGCTACCGTCGCTCTGGCCGTGCCGCTGTATCTGAACCTGCGGCGGATTCGTGAGTTGTTCGGACCGATCGTGATCACCTTGCTGATTGCCGGCATGTTTGCCACGGCTTTGGGGATGGCGCTGGCCTGGTTGTTCGGTGCCGAGCGGATGATCCTGATGACGCTGGCGCCGAAGTCGGTCACTTCACCTATTGCGATGCTAGTGGCCGAGCAGATTGGCGGCGTGGTGGCCCTGGCAGCAGTGTTCGTGATGATCACCGGCGTACTCGGTGCGATCCTCGGTCCGGAACTGTTGCGCCGGTTTGGCGTTCAGCATCCTGCGGCCCGTGGCATCGCGCTCGGGCTGACCGCCCACGCCGTGGGTACCGCGCAGGCGCTTCAGGAAAGTGAAGAGTGCGGTGCGTTCGCGGCCCTGGCCATGAGCCTGATGGGGGTAATGACTGCGGTGCTGTTGCCGTTGGTGGTTGCCTTGCTGTTGTGA
- a CDS encoding LON peptidase substrate-binding domain-containing protein, with product MRLPLFPLNTVLFPGCFLDLQVFEARYLDMVSQCLKAGHGFGVVHILDGKEVGAAPAEFSHIGCEALIRDWQQLPNGLLGIRVEGGRRFDVQSYEVLRDQLAVAQVAWRGEADSQPLAEQHADLVVLLAALGQHPMVKTLGLGGAVSDQAALASQLAYLLPFDAEQKIELLGLDEPALQLEQIQSLLEQLQDGA from the coding sequence ATGAGATTGCCGTTGTTCCCGCTAAATACCGTGTTGTTCCCCGGTTGTTTTCTCGACCTGCAGGTCTTCGAGGCACGCTATCTCGATATGGTCAGCCAGTGCCTCAAGGCCGGGCATGGCTTTGGCGTGGTGCATATCCTGGATGGCAAGGAGGTCGGCGCAGCGCCGGCGGAGTTCTCTCATATCGGTTGCGAAGCGCTGATTCGCGACTGGCAGCAGCTGCCCAATGGCCTGCTGGGTATCCGGGTCGAAGGCGGGCGGCGCTTCGATGTGCAGTCGTACGAAGTGCTGCGTGACCAGCTGGCCGTCGCCCAGGTTGCCTGGCGCGGCGAAGCCGATAGCCAACCGCTGGCCGAGCAGCACGCCGACCTCGTCGTGCTGCTCGCCGCGCTGGGCCAGCATCCGATGGTGAAAACCCTTGGGCTGGGCGGTGCCGTGAGCGATCAGGCCGCTCTGGCCAGTCAGCTGGCCTACCTGCTGCCGTTCGATGCTGAGCAGAAGATCGAATTGCTTGGGTTGGACGAGCCGGCGTTGCAGCTCGAGCAGATCCAAAGCCTGCTCGAGCAATTGCAGGACGGGGCGTAG
- a CDS encoding bifunctional DedA family/phosphatase PAP2 family protein, protein MSQWLDTLTQWLATHPQWLGLALLIVACMECLAVVGLIIPGTVLIFAIAVLAGSGVLTLGETLLLGFIGGLIGDLLSYALGRRYHQGIRSLRGLRDHPEWLLRAEHYFQRYGVASLLVGRFIGPLRPMLPMTAGMLDMPFGRFLLVSLCAAAGWSMAYLLPGWSAGAAMRLPLEEGFWSEAAIVVGALLTLIAATAFGSLRQHRWVSALSAGLSVAILLGLFFGWPHLKELDEGLLAVIQGERSATFDRVMVVITRAGDFHTQLWVAVLLCVLLLALRQWRTAMFAVLTLLGTALANGALKATFARVRPEVLMEPLSSYSFPSGHSSAAFAFFLTLGVLAGRGQPPRLRLAWLVLASLPATAIALSRVYLGVHWTSDVTAGALLAASICAASLTLVQWRTPLSAMAPKVWWLILPACLGLLGAFSVWALPTAMQMYRYQ, encoded by the coding sequence ATGAGCCAATGGCTCGACACCCTCACTCAATGGCTGGCCACTCACCCACAGTGGCTCGGTCTGGCACTCTTGATCGTTGCCTGCATGGAGTGTCTGGCGGTGGTCGGTCTGATCATCCCGGGCACCGTGCTCATCTTCGCTATCGCCGTGCTCGCCGGCAGCGGCGTGCTGACCCTCGGTGAAACGCTGCTGCTGGGTTTTATCGGCGGCTTGATCGGCGATTTGCTGTCCTATGCACTCGGGCGACGCTATCACCAGGGCATTCGCAGCCTGCGTGGCCTGCGCGATCATCCTGAATGGCTCTTGCGCGCTGAGCATTATTTCCAACGCTATGGCGTCGCAAGCCTGCTGGTAGGTCGATTCATCGGCCCATTGCGCCCCATGTTGCCGATGACTGCCGGCATGCTCGATATGCCTTTCGGACGCTTCCTCCTGGTCAGCCTATGCGCCGCAGCGGGCTGGTCGATGGCCTATCTGCTGCCAGGCTGGAGCGCCGGCGCCGCCATGCGTCTGCCATTGGAAGAGGGTTTCTGGAGCGAAGCGGCAATCGTGGTCGGTGCCCTGTTGACGCTGATTGCGGCAACGGCATTCGGCAGTCTGCGGCAACATCGCTGGGTGAGCGCGCTATCGGCCGGGCTCAGCGTCGCCATCCTGCTCGGCCTGTTTTTCGGTTGGCCGCATCTGAAAGAGCTAGACGAGGGGTTGCTTGCGGTGATTCAGGGCGAGCGCAGCGCCACGTTCGACCGCGTCATGGTGGTCATCACGCGCGCTGGCGATTTCCACACCCAGCTATGGGTCGCGGTGTTGCTGTGCGTATTGCTCCTGGCATTGCGGCAATGGCGCACTGCGATGTTCGCCGTCCTCACGCTGCTGGGTACGGCCCTGGCCAACGGCGCGCTTAAGGCAACCTTCGCCCGCGTTCGCCCGGAGGTGCTGATGGAACCGCTGAGCAGCTACAGCTTCCCCAGCGGGCACAGTTCGGCGGCATTTGCCTTCTTCCTCACCCTAGGCGTGCTCGCCGGTCGCGGCCAACCACCGCGCCTGCGCCTAGCCTGGCTGGTTCTTGCCAGCCTGCCAGCGACAGCGATTGCACTCTCACGGGTCTATCTGGGGGTGCACTGGACCAGTGATGTCACAGCCGGCGCGCTGCTGGCCGCGAGCATCTGCGCAGCCAGCCTGACCCTGGTGCAATGGCGCACGCCACTGAGCGCGATGGCGCCGAAGGTGTGGTGGCTGATACTGCCAGCCTGCCTGGGCTTGCTCGGCGCATTCAGCGTCTGGGCCTTGCCGACGGCGATGCAGATGTATCGGTATCAGTAG
- a CDS encoding glutamate-5-semialdehyde dehydrogenase — protein MTESVLDYMTRLGRAAREASRVLARASTAQKNRALQAAATALDAARDELVAANELDLAGGRANGLDAAMLDRLALTPKVIDGMIEGLRQVATLPDPIGEIRDMRYMPSGIQVGKMRVPLGVVGIIYESRPNVTIDAASLCLKSGNATILRGGSEAIHSNQAIARCIQLGLAEAGLPAAAVQVVETTDRAAVGALISMPEFVDVIVPRGGKGLIERISRDARVPVIKHLDGICHVYVDVAADVGKAIRVADNAKTQRFAPCNTMETLLVHQDAAEQVLPPLAAIYREKSVELRGCDRTRALLGGDVFAASEEDWSTEYNAPILSIRIVDSLDAAIEHINRYGSQHTDAIVTENFTDARRFLTEVDSASVMVNASTRFADGFEYGLGAEIGISTDKLHARGPVGLEGLTSEKYVVFGDGHVRT, from the coding sequence ATGACCGAGTCCGTACTCGATTACATGACCCGCCTGGGCCGCGCCGCGCGCGAAGCCTCGCGAGTGCTTGCGCGCGCCAGTACGGCGCAGAAGAATCGTGCCCTGCAAGCCGCTGCCACTGCGCTCGACGCCGCTCGCGACGAGCTGGTGGCGGCCAATGAGTTGGACCTCGCCGGTGGCCGTGCTAACGGGCTGGACGCGGCGATGCTTGATCGGTTGGCGCTGACGCCCAAGGTGATCGACGGCATGATCGAAGGTCTGCGCCAGGTCGCCACGCTGCCGGATCCGATCGGCGAGATTCGAGACATGCGTTACATGCCTTCCGGCATTCAGGTCGGCAAGATGCGTGTGCCACTTGGCGTAGTCGGGATCATCTACGAGTCGCGTCCCAATGTGACCATCGATGCCGCCAGTCTGTGCCTGAAGTCGGGTAATGCGACCATTCTGCGTGGTGGTTCCGAGGCGATACATTCCAATCAGGCGATTGCACGGTGCATCCAGCTCGGCTTGGCCGAGGCCGGGTTGCCGGCAGCGGCGGTGCAGGTCGTGGAAACCACGGACCGTGCCGCGGTCGGCGCGCTGATCAGCATGCCCGAGTTCGTCGATGTGATCGTGCCGCGCGGCGGCAAGGGGCTGATCGAGCGCATCAGTCGCGACGCCCGCGTGCCGGTGATCAAGCACCTGGATGGCATCTGTCATGTATACGTCGACGTGGCGGCAGACGTGGGCAAAGCCATCCGCGTCGCCGACAACGCCAAGACCCAGCGCTTCGCGCCGTGCAACACCATGGAGACGCTGCTGGTTCACCAGGACGCTGCCGAACAGGTTCTGCCGCCGCTGGCCGCCATCTACCGCGAGAAAAGCGTCGAGCTGCGCGGCTGCGATCGCACTCGCGCACTGCTTGGCGGCGATGTGTTCGCGGCTAGCGAAGAAGACTGGTCCACCGAATACAACGCGCCGATCCTGTCGATTCGCATCGTCGACTCGCTGGATGCAGCCATCGAACACATCAATCGCTACGGCTCGCAGCACACCGACGCGATTGTCACGGAGAACTTCACCGATGCACGGCGCTTTCTCACCGAAGTGGATTCCGCTTCGGTGATGGTCAATGCCTCGACACGCTTCGCCGATGGTTTCGAGTACGGACTGGGGGCGGAGATTGGCATCTCTACCGATAAACTCCACGCCCGCGGCCCGGTCGGTCTGGAAGGGCTGACCAGTGAGAAGTACGTGGTTTTCGGCGACGGCCACGTCCGCACCTGA